A genomic segment from Thermoplasmata archaeon encodes:
- a CDS encoding metal ABC transporter permease, translated as MTNSFSWNFVTDLRAMWQYEFMRNAFEAGTIIAIVAGLVGYLVVLRRSAFATHALGHVGFSGAAGAVLFGVNPVYGLLLFTTTGGTGMALLGKRASTRDIEIGTVLAFLLGVGLVFLSLYAGYATEAYSILFGEILGISDAGVLLTLEAGVVVLVALALMYRPLLFASLDEDVAEAKGLPTLALGLAFMLILAVAISFAVQVVGVLLIFALLVTPAAIAVRLTQRPRWAALVSVAVALLAVWLGLFLSWYEPYPVSFFIVTIAFVLYLLVRAAGFARQRLVARSDREAPSAAAAGPEST; from the coding sequence GTACGAGTTCATGCGGAACGCCTTCGAAGCGGGCACGATCATCGCGATCGTCGCGGGGCTCGTCGGCTACCTCGTCGTCCTGCGCCGGTCCGCCTTCGCCACGCACGCGCTGGGGCATGTGGGCTTCTCGGGAGCGGCCGGCGCCGTGCTGTTCGGCGTGAACCCGGTCTACGGGCTGCTGCTGTTCACGACGACCGGGGGCACGGGCATGGCGCTCCTCGGCAAGCGCGCCTCGACCCGCGACATCGAGATCGGGACCGTGCTGGCCTTCCTGCTCGGCGTCGGGCTCGTCTTCCTGAGCCTGTACGCCGGATACGCGACGGAGGCCTATTCGATCCTCTTCGGCGAGATCCTAGGGATCAGCGACGCGGGGGTGCTCCTCACGCTCGAAGCGGGGGTCGTCGTCCTCGTGGCGCTCGCGCTCATGTACCGACCGCTGCTGTTCGCTTCGCTCGACGAGGACGTCGCGGAGGCGAAAGGGCTCCCGACGCTGGCGCTCGGGCTCGCGTTCATGCTGATCCTCGCCGTGGCGATCTCCTTCGCGGTGCAGGTCGTCGGGGTGCTCCTGATCTTCGCGCTGCTCGTCACCCCAGCGGCGATCGCGGTGCGGCTCACCCAGCGGCCGAGGTGGGCCGCGCTCGTCTCGGTCGCGGTCGCGCTGCTCGCGGTATGGCTGGGCCTCTTCCTCTCCTGGTACGAGCCGTATCCCGTCAGCTTCTTCATCGTGACGATCGCCTTCGTGCTGTACCTGCTCGTCCGCGCCGCCGGCTTCGCGCGCCAGCGGCTCGTCGCTCGGTCGGATCGGGAAGCGCCGTCGGCGGCCGCGGCGGGCCCGGAGTCCACGTAG